A segment of the Nitrosospira briensis C-128 genome:
TGATGATCTGGTGCCGCTTTACCCGGAGCCTGTGCATGGTCTATTCAATATCGGTGTGTTGCATACGAGCCTGACCGGCGCTGCCGGCCACGATACTTATGCCCCGACCAGTCCTGGCGTGCTCATGGCCAAGGGTTACGACTACTGGGCATTGGGTCACGTCCATGCCCGGCAGGTTGTGTCCGAGAACACCCCTCGCATCGTGTTTCCCGGAAATCTGCAAGGGCGCCATGCCAACGAAACCGGCCCCAAGGGCTGCGAGCTGGTCACCGTAAATGCCGGCAGGGTAGAAGCAAGCTTTATTGAACTTGATGTCGTGCGCTGGCATCAGGTAACCGTGCCACTCGATGGGGTGGACGATGTGGCGCAAGTGGCCGAGCAGGCGCGAAAAGTACTGGCGGCCGCCATAGCGGGTGCAACCACTCTCCTGCATGCCGTCAGGGTCAATCTGATCGGACAAACCCATCTATACGAGCTGGAAGCGAAGCAGCCGGGGACGTTGGCCGCTGCAGTACAAGCTGCGGCACAGGATATCAGCGATTGCGAAGTCTGGATCGAGCAAGTGCGCCTCGCCATCCGCTCGCCGATTGATCGTACCCAGGCCACGGAAGGGCAGGACGCGATTGCAGAGCTGATCCGCCTGGTGGATGAGCTGGCCGCGGACGACGCAATGCTGGCGGACTGGTCGAAGCAGGTGCTGGGAGACGTCCTCGTCAGGTTACCGGCAGAAGTACAGGCAGAAGTACAGGCCGATGCGGCAAGTGACGGTCTTCCCCGGCTTGATGATCCGGCCTCGCTGCGAAGCCTGCTGGCGGATGCCGAGGCAACGTTGCTGGCGCGCCTGAACGTGGAGCGTGCCGATGGACGTGGCGTCCGATGAGAATAGAGAAGCTATTTTTGTCTGCCTTTGGCCCGTTTACGGATCGTGAACTGGATTTTGCAGCGACACCCGCCAATTTTCACCTGATCTATGGCCCGAATGAGGCTGGCAAGTCGTCGGCGTTACGGGCGATGGGCGACCTGCGCTTTGGCATCCACCCGCGTAGCACGGATGATTTTATTCATGAATACAGCCGCATACTGCTCGGAGGCGTATTCGCGAATATCGCTGGTGAACGCGTTGCCTTGGCGCGCCGCAAAGGAAACAAGCAAACGCTGCTCTATGCCGATCCAGGAAACGGTAAGCCGATCGGCAGTACCGCCGTCGCTGCTGACGTTGAGCATGCGCTGACCGGAGGCCTGGATCGGAAGCAGTTTGAGGTTATGTTCGGGATCGATCATGAACGTCTGCGCGAAGGCGGCAAGCTGCTGTTGAGCGCGGATGGCGAGCTGGGTTCGGCATTATTCGAAGCGAGCGCCGGAACGCGAGGTGTAACGGCGCTATTGGCTTCGCTACAGGAGGATAGCCGCCGCTATTTTATCCCACGTTCCAAGCAGGCCACCCTCAACGAAGCCAGTCTCCAGATCGATGAATACAAGCGCGCCTTTCGTCAGGCGTTGACCAGACCGGCTGAATGGAAAGACCGCCAGCGCGCCCATGCGGATGCCAAGACAAAGCTTGCTGAACTGAGGGACCAATTGTTTAAACTGCGGTGCAGGGAAAATGAGCTGACTGAACTGAGGGCAGTTCAACCCCTGCTGAAGCAATATGATGACGCTCTGGCGGCGTTGAACGGCTTGACGGAGATTCCATTATTACCTGTCTCTGCAAGAGAAAATCGCCTCTCCGCCGAACAGTCGCTGCAAACAGCACGAAAGACTATTTCCCAGGTGGATGTCGAACTGGTGGAATATGCCGAGGAGAAGGCGCAACTCATGATCGAGCCAGCATTGTTGAAGCATGCCGACGCGATTGAGCGCCTGATCAAAGACCGGGATGCGGCGAGTTATACACATGTTGAATTACGGAAAACCCAGGCTGAGGCCGATAGCGGCCAACTCGCGCTGGCCGCGATGACAGTCAAAATTGCAGGAGATCGCGCCATTGATGATGTGTTGGCAGCCATTCCCTCTCTGGCCGACCGGGTGATGTTGAATGAGCATGTTGCTCGATGCAATGACATGGAAGTACGTTTGAGTTCGCGCCACGAGCGGGTTACGGACATTAAGAAAAAACTGCAACAGCAGCCGGAAGGCAACCGGCCAATGATGGATGCGGTTTTGAAACGAGCAATTGAAGAAGCAGTGCATACGGCACGGGCAATGGGTGATTTCACAAAGCGCCACGAAAAGCTGCAGGGCGAAATAGAGGATCACGCGCGGCGGGTGCGGCAGGGCTTGACTGACCTTGGGCTCTCTACTGTAGAACAACTGCAAGGCAGCCAGCTATTATTGGCGGCGGAAATAACTTCGGCGGAAAAGGAATTCAATAGGCTGGAAACTGAAATCAACAGTCTCCACAAGGAGGAAACGGCGCTCAAGCGCGACCTGAAAACTCAACAGCGGCGTCAACATGAACTTGCGGCGGCAGGTGAAGTGGTTACTGCGCAAACTTTGCGCGCAGCCCGGGTGCATCGCGACCAAGGTTGGGATTTGATACGCAAGGCATTTATTCAGCGTAGTGAAAATCCTGAATCGCTTGCCGCTCAATTCGATCCGGACCGTCCCTTGCCTGAAGCATTCGAGAATTCACAGAACGAGGCGGACCGCCAGGCGGATCTGTTGCGCGAAGGTGTCGAGCGAGCTACCAGAGTGGCTGAGTGCGAGGCACGTATCGCCGAAATGGAAGCACGATTAAAAGAAATTATCTTCTTGAAGCAAGCCAATGCACTGGCGCAAAACCAGGCTCAGTCGGCTTGGCTCGCCAGGCTCTCCGCCGCGAGCTTGCCTGCCCATCAGCCGGCAGCGCTGCGAGAATGGCTGAATCTGCGCGGCACCATTCTGGAGTTGATCCGGCAGCAAGCCAAGGTATCGGATGAGCAGTCCCGCCTTCTTGCTGAAGCGGAACAGGCTGCATCGACCCTTGGCATGGCGCTGTCCGCCGTGGGTGAAGCTGTCCAGGCTGATGTACATAACCTTGGCTCAATGATTGCGCGAGCTTCGGATTGGATTCAAACCATGACCAAGGTGGCTGCGGACGAGGCGGCTCGCCGGAATACGATAAAGAGCCTTGAAAACGACCTGAATGCGGCAAATCAGGATATCAAGGAGTGCGGCGATGCGCTATCCGTGTATATGGACAAACTGGCTGGCTGGCATACACGGTTGTTCCTTGCTGGAGACAGTTCGCCTGAGGCCATCAAGGCCAGGCTGGATGAGCTCGATGCCTTGCAAAAGGCGAGGGTTACGCAGGATGGCCGATTGTCGCGCATCCATGATTTCGTTGCGACCCTGGATGCCTTGTTCGACCAGGCAAAGCGACTTGCGACATTACTGGGCGAGCCTGAGCCCCCACATATAGATGATTTCGTTGATCGTTTGCAAGACAGGCTAACGAAATCCCGTTCAGCAAAAATAAAAAATGATGGACTCGACCGCCACGTCGAGGCTGCTCAACGCAAGAAACGCGATGCTGAAACGGAGCAGTCCGCGAGTGAAGCGGCGCTTCTTGCGCTGTGCCATGTCGCAGGTGAAGCGGACGTGAATAGTCTGAGCCATGTCGAGGAACAGTCGGCCAAAAAACGGCTATTACAGGAAAAGGCTGAATCGCTGATTGGGCAGTTGCGTGAAGCGTCGACCTCGGCACTTCCCGAATTACGTGAAGCCTTGTCGGGGCTGGATATCGCGGCGACAGACATCGAGCGGGAACAATGCCGGGTATCCATCAAACAACTTGAAGAGAAGGTGAATGCGGCGGCAGATGCCGAGCAAATAGCACGACGCTCACTGGATGAGATCGATACCTCCGATCGTGCTGCCGAAGCCAGAGAGCAGATGGAGTCGGCTATTGCGCGTTATTGCGCTGGAGTAAAACCATGGGCGCAGTTGAAGCTGGCCGAATCACTCCTGCGTGAGGCATTAAGGCGCTTTCGCGACAAGGCGCAAGCCCCCATGGTGACCTTGGCCTCCGAGTATTTTCGGCTGGTTACAAATGGCCGCTATCGCCGCCTGATCGTGGATGACTCGGCTGAGCAGCCTGCGTTGCAGGCCGAGCGCGACGATGGCAGGCATATTGGCGTATCGGCCATGAGCGAGGGTACCGCGGATCAGCTTTATCTCGCCCTGCGCTTGGCTGCATTGGAATTGCAACGCAACGAACAGCGGCAAATGCCGTTGATTCTTGATGATGTGCTGATTACTTCCGATGATGAGCGCGCTGCGAATATTTTCAGCGCGCTGGCACGTTTTGCCGAGGGCGGGCAGGTGATGCTGTTCACGCATCACCGTCATCTCATCGATATAGCCAGCGGGCTATTGCCGACCGATGTTTTGGCGATTCACTCACTATGATCTGAATGGAATGAATTCAGTACCGCGACGGAAAGCGAGTCATCACATTGTGACCCGAACCCCTGTTCATGCTTTAGTTCGACGGCTTGTTCGCAGGTTCTTCTTCCGACTGATCATCGTAACTCCCGGTCGGTGGGTTACCGTCATATATCAAATGCTTGCGCTGCTGCAAGTAGGCATCGCGCACAAACAAATAAGGATCCAGCGCAGCCTGGTCGCGAAGTGCCATGGGGCCGGATAGTCTCGCCCGGAGGTCGATGATGCCGAGAATGGAGAGCGGTACCGCGATGGCGTTGCCAATTGCATAAGGGCCCAGGAAGGTACCCACATAAAAGAGCATATTGGTCAATACGCTCACGGGAATGCTCGTGGCGTCACGGTAACTGCTGGGTCCGAATAAAGGAATAAAAAGATAAGTATTTGAGTCGACACCCCACACAGCCAGTGTTTGTCCAAAGTCTTCGCTATGTAGCGGCAAACCCATAGGCGAGGCCACATCAAAGAGTCCGGCTATTCCAATGGTCGAATTGATACCCAGACGCAAGGTGTCCCGGAACCCCTGCCGTACCTTGCCCTGTAAAAAATCGTTCAGGATTGTTTCCGGATATCCGAGATTGTCATAAAAATTTCCAACGGAGCGCCGCACAGGCTTGGGCACATGGTCGACATAGGCGTCCGCGACCGGCTTCAGAACGTTCCGGTCGACCATATCGGTGAAATCATAAGACTTGCGATTAATGTTCTCATGGGGGTCCATTGCGTCAAAGCTCTGGTCGTGCGGACGCACGGCCGCGCAACCGGCAAACAGAATCGTGCATATTAACAACAGGACTTTGGCTGAATAGCTATGCTTCATGGTCAGATATAACGAATAGACGGCAGTTTATCGAGATTTATATATACCGAAGCCCACTGTCGCTCGGCACCCCGCAATGCTATGGAACGCTCAGTTGGCAGTTCCAACAAGCTCATCCAAAACTATACGCTAAAGCCGGAGAACATCAAACGTTTCGCTGAAATGCACTGTTTTGGACCGTATCTTCTCGCGCTTCGAGCAACTTGATCAGTTCACTGTTTTCATCCATTTCGCCTTGATCGTCGAAGCACCTGGATTGTGTCAACAGGTCATGGATCCCAACCGGCATGGTTTACGAGGAGCAGCACATCACTTCAATCAAGCCCATCATATAATTGTTTTGCGAGAACGAAATTGATTATCAGGATCTTTCACGTGGGCTTGCTTTATCTTTACCAAGTCTTCGTAACTTTTATCGAAGTAGGTTCTGGTGGGCACCGAGCTGTCTTTGAAACTGATGAAGGCACCTGAGGTATTGGGGATATCGTAATCACGGCAAACATCCATCCAGTCAAGCGCGCGGTTTATGCGCGTGTATACGTGATTGTTCTGGCCTTCCTTCTTTTGTTCTTCAGTTTCGTTCCACCAGGTTTGATACTGTATCGTGAATAGCTTATCCTTGTAAGGAAAGGCGCTTTTTGTTTTCTGCTCCGGGGTAATCACGTGCTGATAATAGTTGCCAGTGATGGCACCCAGAGTAATATAAGTAAACAGATCCAAACCTTCGTTGCCGGGTAGTACGAGCGGGGAGGTGAGACTCTCCAGCAGCTTGTAATGTCCTTCCTCGCCAAGGCCCTGGGCATCCGCCAGACGTGAGGTGATTTTATGGGGCCCAGGCTGATCTTCATCAGGAGGAAAAGGCGTTCCTTCCAGTCCTTGCTTCAGCTGATTCATGTTGTGGGCCGAATACCGATCCCAAGAGCTCATCAAGTGCTCGCCATAGCGTTGTAAGTGCTTGTATTTACTTCCGGCCTTATCATGATCACAAATGGGGGCAAAGGTATATCCACCGGCGGATTCGAAACGCTGACGTATAAACTCCCGCAGGCTGTTTTCATCTCCCTCCCAGTAACCATACATCACACAGTTGTGACCTACGGTATGAGGATTAAAGGGAGCATCTTCGGGGACATGATGTTTAGCAGCTATCTTCAGATTGGTCCCCACCAACTGGTTGGCTGCCGGATCGGTAGAAGCAACCACCACTTCCCAAGCTTGCAATATGGTAAGGGTGGGAATGGGGGTTGAATCGCGTATAGCAAATACCTTGTTTTCGGGTATATAGCAGCGTTTGTTCCACTCGATCTGAAACTTGATCATCTCGAAAGGTAACTCGAAGGTTTTGATCACAAGTTCGGTAACAATCCCATAGCTGAAGCCACCACCACCCTTAATGGCCCAAAGCAGTTCCCTTTCGTCAAGATCTCCGTCCATGCTCAATTTACGTATGGTGCCATCACCAAGCACCAGGGTAGCGCCGATCACACTTTCGCAGCACATACCGTGCTTACGGGTCCAGGGACCCCAACCTCCGCCCATGGTATAGCCCGCTATACACACCGTGCCGCAGGTTCCATGTGGAATCATGACATCGTCGTCAGCCAGTTTCGTGGTGAGATTCTGAAATGATGTTCCCGGCTGTATATGGGTAATTCCGCGCGCAGGATCAATTTTCACCTCATTCATTTTCGAGAGATCGAGCAGAATGGTATCGGTACCGGAGCATTCCCCTTCATGGTCGTGCCCGCCCGAGCGCACGCGTAAAGTCAGGGCATGTCTACGGGTAAACCTGACCACCACACTTACCTGTTCGGTAGTAACACACAGCACAATTGCTGCCGGCATAAACTGAAACCTGCGGTTGAAGATCTGGCGCTGTTGATCGTACTCTTCCTGATTTTCTGAGCAATTACAAAGTATTGTGGGCTGGGCTACTCCATCCAAGCAGTAAGCCTCCCGGAGTTTTTCAACGATAGTATTCATATATTAATTAGTAATCATGAGTTGAGCGGGTACGGTTTTATTTAACCTGGTCGCGAAACGGTTATGCTGTTGTTGTACTGGAGAGCATGATCGCGAAAAGGACTGGCAGCCTGTCGGACTTGAAGGAAATCGGCTGTGTCTGGTGGTCAGGCATTTGCAGCTAAAGAATGCTCAACCGTGTTAGATGGACAACATGCTCCAACTCCAAGACCAAGCGCTCTCGCACGACACGTTGGACCGAAACGATTATAGGCTCTTGCTCAAGCTCAACAACCTGATAGTTCTTACAGGTATTTCCACCAAATACCTCCGACAACGCCACGTTTTATTTCAATGCTCCCTGATCTGCGAGGAATGGTCCGTTAGCTCCCTCCGAAGTGCAGGTATCTATTCGCCGTAGCGGAGGAATACGTGCGTTATCGTACAGATTATTCTTTTATTCAAAGTCTATTCTTTTCTCCCGCTGATAATATTTGTTAAAGTAAACAGGAGAATCGTCATGAAGACTAAAACACTTGCCCCCGTTATTTTGACGCTCGTCATGGCTTGCGCGACCTCAAGTTTTGCTGGAGAAGCGACCGAAATCAAATGGTCTCAGGTGCCGGCCGCAGCACAAAAAACGATCTCCCAAAATATGGGCGAGGGAAAAATTGAAGAAATCAAAAAGAAGACGAGGGCAATAAGCGGTAAATCGGTCACGATTTATGAAGTGCACGCGAGAAAACCCGATCCAGGCGGAAAGAAATTTGAGATTGAAGTCGATGAAAGCGGCGAGCTTATCGAACTCGAGGACGAATGAACGTACGATTCCGATAGCTGGAATTCAAATAATTTGCATAGGATGCGGCATCACTCGCAGGACCGACAATACGAAGCTAAGCGCGTGGCTTCATATTTGATGGAAATCAAGAAGTAGAAGGCATACGGATTACCGCTCCCGGTTATTCAGGCGGTAACAGATGCTTTCGTTCAACAGAAATGAAATGAACGCTTCAGGCACTCCAGGCATTCGCGAGGCCCCGGCAATCCGGGCCATATCTCAAGCGATTGGCGCTTTGGCGGTGGGCGCGGTCGCCATCGGTGCATTGGCCGTCGGCGCCTTAGCCATTGGTAGACTGGCAATTGGCCGCGCACGAATCCACCGACTGGAGATCGACGAGCTTGTCGTTCGGCGCTTGCGCGTTACCGAAAAACTTCAGGTCCCGCCTGCGCCGCCCGATGCCAAGCATATTGATCGCGCTGTTTCTTCCATTGAGATCTAACTAAAGAACGCTATGCAAAGCGACGAAGAGGAAATCCGGCAGTTGGTTTCCACCTGGATGGCCGCGAGCAAGGAGGGTGATGTGGAGACAGTCCTGTCACTGATGGCGGATGACGTTGTCTTTCTTGTGCCAGGCCAGCCCGTCATGCGCAAGGCCGATTTCGCGATGGCGGCGCGCGCTCAATCAGGCCAGGGGGCTCCGCAATTCGACGGCAGAAGCGAGATTCAGGAGATCAGGGTTCTCGGGGAATGGGCCTTTATGTGGACGAAGCTCACCGTCATCGTTACGCCACCCGGCAGCGCGCAATCCATGACCCGTGCAGGCCATACGTTATCCATCCTCAAGAAGCAGGGCGGAAAATGGGTGCTGGCACGCGATGCCAACATGCTGGCCCCCGTGTCGGGCAAATGACGCGGATGCCAAGGTCAAAGAATGCCACTTATTTCAGACTCAGCTCAGGTGATGAGGGGAGGCAGTTCTTGCCTTCACGGGTAAAGGTTGGGATGGGTAGGGTTAAAAAACAGAGAGATGCAGGATCGATGATCCGGCATGAATGTTTATCTTCCAGCAAGCACCCACTCGCAGAGGATTGCCAGGAATGGGTCGTAACCGGATGGCCGAGACTAAAGGCCCAGCGTGCGCAGCAATTAGAGGCCGGCGCCTGCTGAGCTGATAGCATTCAGCGGGCGCCGGGCCGCTAGTAGAGAGGCGTTTTAAAACTCGGAGTGGTTCCCTGTAGTATGTTGCTTGGTCGCGGCTTCTGGTGCATATGATCCCTTACTATCTGGCGGACGATCGCCTGCATCTTCTCCTCCTGGTGATTGCGTTCCGCTTTGCGTGTCTACTCCCTTGGCGTATCGTTGCCTTTTTGCTGATCGGTTTGGTCAGAGCCATGTAACTGGGCGTTTGCGGCCATCGGAAAGGCTGCCTGAATACTTGCCAGCCGCTGCTCCAGCACTTCAGCTTCGCTAATTCGGTTTGTTGCTCGATAGAATATCCCGAGGTTATTCAGGCTGGCTGCCACAGCGGGATGGTCCAGGCCAAAGGTCTTTTCCTGTATTGCCAGTGCTTGTTTAAAAAATTGCTCGGCCTGCTCATGACGACCCTGCATGTAATAGAAAGCCCCGAAATTACCCAGGCTAATAGCCACTTCAGGATGGTCTGGACCGAGAGATTTTTCTTTGATCGCCAGAGAGCGTTGAAAAAGCGGCTCGGCTTGCTCATAGCGACTTTGATTGTAGTAGATAACCGCAAGGTCGTTCAGGGTGCTCGCTACACTAGGATGGTCCGTGCCGAGGGATTTTTCTTGGATTGCCAATGCACGCTGATGTAACGGCTCAGCTAGCGTATCGAGGCGTTGGTTGCTATAGAGCAACGCGAGGTTGTGGAGGCTGACTGCCACATCGGGATGGTCGGGTCCGAGTGCTTTTTCCCTGATTGCCAGCGATTGCTTTTGGAGCGGCTCAGCCTGTGCATATTGCCCCCGGTTTCGATACAGTTCCGCGAGATTGTTCAGGCTGACTGCTACATGTAAATGGTCGGGTCCGAGTGCTTTCTCCCTGATCGCCAGCGCTCGCTTAAAGAGTGGTTCGACCTGCGCGTTTTGCCCTTGGGCGCCATACAAAAACCCGAGATTATTCAGGCTGGTTGCCACATTGGGATGATTGGGACCGAATGTTTTCTCCGCCACCGCAAGTGCTTTCCTGGTAACTGCTGTCGCTTTGTCATACTCGCCTTTCTGGTATAGCAACCCTGCTTCGCCCTCAAGTGCTTCCCATTCGTTCGACTGTGCGCCTGCAACAGCGTTGCATCCAATAAGCAGAAGAAAAAGAATTACAAGATTTTTAATGGGTGTCATGTGATGGACTCACGGAAAGGTTGCGAGAGAGTAAAAGGCCAAGGTGATTCAGGGTGATAGGTTGGGTTAATGGTTTTCTCATAGGCCGTACATGTTGAGTGGTGGTATGGGTTTCGGGCGGTTGGAGCATCTACTGCTGGTAGCTTGCCCTTGCACCTGTAGTCATATTTTCGCACGTGCTAAAACAGATTCATGAGGGAGCGCGGGAAGGAATTTTCCGCGCATGCATTATTGTGAATTGGTTGGGGTGGCAGCTAGTTCAGAATGGGGCGTGGTAAAAATTAATTGTTGTATTCCATTTTGGAAAGAAATGCACCTTGCTTATATTCCGGATGTTTGGAAAGGTAGTCCTCGTACTCCTCATGACTCCCTATATGCCGCAACACGTATGCCGCGGAAGCACCCATATTCTGGGCATCGATCTGGTATACCTGTCCTGCTTCGACGTCAACTTTGATTGTTGGCTGTTTCGGATGGAAGACATAGTGCATGCCATTCCCGTAAGCTGCGAATATCCCTAGCCAATGTGCCCCAGGATCAACCTCGATTACAAACGGGATCAATTCCGGCAGCCAGCTGGAAAATACAGTATTTCCGTCAACCTTCTGCACTGCTACCCGTATATGGTGGTTCCAGGTCTCGCTGTAATTCAGTCCAATAATTGTTGCAACATCCTTTTTACTTTTTATTTCACTTTCATACATCTTCTTTGGTGTGTATATGGCGCATCCCGAGAGAAACAGCGCAATGAGAAAACCCGACACATGCCGATTAAAGACAAGATTCATGCAACCCTCTTGAGGAAAATAAGTGGAGCGGAATTTTATCAGGATATTGCTGAGCTGGCGTATGGGCTGATATCGAACTCTCTTTATCGTCCGTTCGCATTTTTTCTATTTTCGCATATGCGAAAACATGCTCCGGATCGGCTTGGTTTGATTGACGAGGCCGCCGCTCAGCTATTACAAAAAGGATCGTAGCCGGATGGCCGCGACCAAAGGCCCGGTGTGCTAAACGCCTCGAGCCCGGCCCGCTGGCAGTATGTGAATGACCAAAGGATTCATCTGCCTTACCGCCGTCGTGGATTGGGCCTCACGCCGTGTGTTAGCCGCAAAGGTAGCAATCGCGCTGAAAGCCTGTCATGCCGTCGATGTGCTGCAAGAGGCGTCCATCGCCATGGCAAGCCGGAGATCGCGAATACCTAGGCAATCGATCATGCAAGACATGGACTGGTACAACCGATCCGGCCGCATTCGAGCCTGGGCAAGAAAATACCTGATGAGGCCTATGCCGTGATGCTGTCGACGGTTGAACTGGCGGCGTGAGAATCAGCAAAGATCCCACAAAAAAAATGCAGGTTGCTGTTCAGACAATCGGGACCACTTCCAACCATTTTCAATCGCGCGACGCGGGGATGGAGAGCCTTGGGCTGATGGCTATTTCGCAAGTACGATTAGTGACCATAGGGGTGGGCGGATGATTGGCAGGCATGTGCGAAATCAAGTTAAAGCCTGTCAGAAGCGGTATGCGGATTATCAGCTTCCGTTATTCTGAGCGCAAATATCCGTTGCGTCGGCGTGGTTCTTTATTCCATGAGCGGCATGGCGATCATGTTTTTCGTTATTGTCGCGCTATAGTTTGATATCATAACGCGTCGATTAAAACGCGGAACGGATCATCTGGATGAAACCTAATCACAAGAAAAGAATAATTTCATGGGGCCGCTTGCTGCCACTAACAATTGCCCTGGGACTTGTCGCGTGTGGTGGTGATGGCAGCGGACCCACCGCAAGCAATGGTAGCGGCGGCAACAGCGCTGCAACCGCCGAAAAAGGTCCGGCTACGGGCAGATTGCTGGATGCCGCCGTGAGCGGCGTAGCGTACCTGGCGTCTTCCGGCGCCGCCGGCAATACAGATGAAAGCGGGATCTACAAATACAGTCACGGGGATACGGTTGAATTCAAGCTGGGCAGCCTGATTCTCGGGAAACCGAAAGGCGCGGCTATCGTTACCCCTATGGAACTGGCCGGTGACAGTGATAAAAGGTTGCAAAACCTGCTTATCCTGTTGCAGTCGCTGGACGCTGATGGTAATGCCGTAAATGGCATTACCATTCCGGCTGCGGCCGCGGCGGCTGTCACTGCCTCGATTAATCTGGATAGCGAACCTGCTGCGTTTACCGCATCGGCCGAATTGCAGAAAGCAAGGGAGGCGGGCGGCGTTACGGGTGTAGTGAAGACGGCGGAACAGGCCAACGCCCACTTCCTTTCGCAGGGGATACCTCTGCTCAGCACCAATATCTGGGTCAGACATGATGACGCGACAGCTTCTGTCATCCGTATTTCGGCTGGTAACGGCGGCGAATATCTGAACGGAGAAGCTACGCCGGATGATTCATGCGATACCAACCGTGTGTGCGGCGGCAAACTGCTGAGCAAAGCCGGAGTGGAATACGGAGCAGCGAGGGTATCCGAGTTTGATACAAGAGGATTCAAGTTTGTTGGCAAGCCCACAATCGATACCAACCTTCATGCCGGTTTATCCAACCCAAGGCCAGCCTGGCGCGTGCGTACCGATGGTTCCGAACTGATCGCCTCGGATATCATGACAGTGCAAAGACCGAGGAAACAAGCCAGTCTCTTCGGCGAGCTTTTCCATATTGCTGGCACGCTCGAGGTAAGCTCTTCGAAGGAACCCATCAAGACCGAGGTCAAGGAGATCAGGTATTCCAAAATGGAGAATGATCCAAAAGGCATTATCGGGGCTTGGGTACCTGACCCGGCTGCCATCAAGATACAAACCTACT
Coding sequences within it:
- a CDS encoding metallophosphoesterase family protein — translated: MRFIHAADLHIDSPLRGLSRYEGAPVDRLRNATRRALVQLVDLALDEQVNFVLLAGDLYDSDWSDFHTGLFFREQMVRLGRANIRVFIVQGNHDAQGVISRQLPLPENVTMFSSKKSETVQLDELAVAIHGRSFPDREVPDDLVPLYPEPVHGLFNIGVLHTSLTGAAGHDTYAPTSPGVLMAKGYDYWALGHVHARQVVSENTPRIVFPGNLQGRHANETGPKGCELVTVNAGRVEASFIELDVVRWHQVTVPLDGVDDVAQVAEQARKVLAAAIAGATTLLHAVRVNLIGQTHLYELEAKQPGTLAAAVQAAAQDISDCEVWIEQVRLAIRSPIDRTQATEGQDAIAELIRLVDELAADDAMLADWSKQVLGDVLVRLPAEVQAEVQADAASDGLPRLDDPASLRSLLADAEATLLARLNVERADGRGVR
- a CDS encoding YhaN family protein is translated as MRIEKLFLSAFGPFTDRELDFAATPANFHLIYGPNEAGKSSALRAMGDLRFGIHPRSTDDFIHEYSRILLGGVFANIAGERVALARRKGNKQTLLYADPGNGKPIGSTAVAADVEHALTGGLDRKQFEVMFGIDHERLREGGKLLLSADGELGSALFEASAGTRGVTALLASLQEDSRRYFIPRSKQATLNEASLQIDEYKRAFRQALTRPAEWKDRQRAHADAKTKLAELRDQLFKLRCRENELTELRAVQPLLKQYDDALAALNGLTEIPLLPVSARENRLSAEQSLQTARKTISQVDVELVEYAEEKAQLMIEPALLKHADAIERLIKDRDAASYTHVELRKTQAEADSGQLALAAMTVKIAGDRAIDDVLAAIPSLADRVMLNEHVARCNDMEVRLSSRHERVTDIKKKLQQQPEGNRPMMDAVLKRAIEEAVHTARAMGDFTKRHEKLQGEIEDHARRVRQGLTDLGLSTVEQLQGSQLLLAAEITSAEKEFNRLETEINSLHKEETALKRDLKTQQRRQHELAAAGEVVTAQTLRAARVHRDQGWDLIRKAFIQRSENPESLAAQFDPDRPLPEAFENSQNEADRQADLLREGVERATRVAECEARIAEMEARLKEIIFLKQANALAQNQAQSAWLARLSAASLPAHQPAALREWLNLRGTILELIRQQAKVSDEQSRLLAEAEQAASTLGMALSAVGEAVQADVHNLGSMIARASDWIQTMTKVAADEAARRNTIKSLENDLNAANQDIKECGDALSVYMDKLAGWHTRLFLAGDSSPEAIKARLDELDALQKARVTQDGRLSRIHDFVATLDALFDQAKRLATLLGEPEPPHIDDFVDRLQDRLTKSRSAKIKNDGLDRHVEAAQRKKRDAETEQSASEAALLALCHVAGEADVNSLSHVEEQSAKKRLLQEKAESLIGQLREASTSALPELREALSGLDIAATDIEREQCRVSIKQLEEKVNAAADAEQIARRSLDEIDTSDRAAEAREQMESAIARYCAGVKPWAQLKLAESLLREALRRFRDKAQAPMVTLASEYFRLVTNGRYRRLIVDDSAEQPALQAERDDGRHIGVSAMSEGTADQLYLALRLAALELQRNEQRQMPLILDDVLITSDDERAANIFSALARFAEGGQVMLFTHHRHLIDIASGLLPTDVLAIHSL
- a CDS encoding MlaA family lipoprotein, producing the protein MKHSYSAKVLLLICTILFAGCAAVRPHDQSFDAMDPHENINRKSYDFTDMVDRNVLKPVADAYVDHVPKPVRRSVGNFYDNLGYPETILNDFLQGKVRQGFRDTLRLGINSTIGIAGLFDVASPMGLPLHSEDFGQTLAVWGVDSNTYLFIPLFGPSSYRDATSIPVSVLTNMLFYVGTFLGPYAIGNAIAVPLSILGIIDLRARLSGPMALRDQAALDPYLFVRDAYLQQRKHLIYDGNPPTGSYDDQSEEEPANKPSN
- a CDS encoding FAD-dependent oxidoreductase; the encoded protein is MNTIVEKLREAYCLDGVAQPTILCNCSENQEEYDQQRQIFNRRFQFMPAAIVLCVTTEQVSVVVRFTRRHALTLRVRSGGHDHEGECSGTDTILLDLSKMNEVKIDPARGITHIQPGTSFQNLTTKLADDDVMIPHGTCGTVCIAGYTMGGGWGPWTRKHGMCCESVIGATLVLGDGTIRKLSMDGDLDERELLWAIKGGGGFSYGIVTELVIKTFELPFEMIKFQIEWNKRCYIPENKVFAIRDSTPIPTLTILQAWEVVVASTDPAANQLVGTNLKIAAKHHVPEDAPFNPHTVGHNCVMYGYWEGDENSLREFIRQRFESAGGYTFAPICDHDKAGSKYKHLQRYGEHLMSSWDRYSAHNMNQLKQGLEGTPFPPDEDQPGPHKITSRLADAQGLGEEGHYKLLESLTSPLVLPGNEGLDLFTYITLGAITGNYYQHVITPEQKTKSAFPYKDKLFTIQYQTWWNETEEQKKEGQNNHVYTRINRALDWMDVCRDYDIPNTSGAFISFKDSSVPTRTYFDKSYEDLVKIKQAHVKDPDNQFRSRKTII
- a CDS encoding YybH family protein; protein product: MQSDEEEIRQLVSTWMAASKEGDVETVLSLMADDVVFLVPGQPVMRKADFAMAARAQSGQGAPQFDGRSEIQEIRVLGEWAFMWTKLTVIVTPPGSAQSMTRAGHTLSILKKQGGKWVLARDANMLAPVSGK